DNA from Acidobacteriota bacterium:
GAGGAAAAGAAAGTCATCCTTGACTCAATCCAGCCACTCTGAGGTATAATGAAAATTCAGCGTCACTTCGCTCCGACAGGTGGCCACTTTCAATCAGAATCAGTGGCCAGATTCATCGGAATATGCAGCCATAGTTAATTTTTTTAGCCGCCTCTAAAATGAATAACTCTTCATCTTTTAAACCAATAAAATGAGAAACTACCTTATCTATTGAAACTGCATCTTCGCCCCCAAAAAGCAGCCCTATTTTTCGCGCATTTCCATTTGCCGGACCGTCTCCATCCATTCCTACTATTCCGTCAACAATAGTAAAAACAGGTTTTGTAGCTCTATAGACATCTAACAAAACCGACGCGAAAAAATTATTATTTGTACCAGCTCTAAGATGCCATTCAGTTTTTCTCTTTCCTGGTACAACTCCAAACATATTTTTTACTCCAAGAGTCAGGACCATTTGAGTGTGAGTTTTCAGCTTTGCCAGATTAATTATCTTATCGACTTCAATAGCTTCTTTAGCAATTTCCAGCTTCTTGAATTCCCCTTCCTTGTTATCTACTTCAACTGCCCTGATAAATTCTTTTATAGGAATGCCGAACTTATCTGCAACTTTTTTTATCCCAGCTTTCTGGGCTACCACCATCAAATTTCCAATAGAAGGGCTGTCTCCAATAAATGGTATCCCTCCTTCCTTCACAATCTTCTCCAGAATTATATCCACTATTATCGGGTGTGTGGTAACTGCTTCTTCCGGTGGATGGGCAGAGAGTAAATTTGGTTTTATTAATACTTTATCCCCTCTTTTTATTATTTGAGACAAATCTTCAAATTCAGAAAATATTTTATCAATGGACTTTCTCACTTCATCATACTTATAGTTTTCACATTTTTCTATAACTACTTTGCTTTTTTCCATAGTTTTTAGCTTTTATTTTTTGTATTGTTTGCCTTCAGACAACAGTCTAAATCTTTTGTTAAATGTATCTTTTTTCTTTCAAGTAAGATTCGAGTGCTTCTCTCCAGTGAGAAAAGCCTTCAATGTCTGTATTTTTTAGATTCTTATTTTCAAGAACAGAATATTTTGGCCTTTTAGCCTTTGCACCATACTCTTCTGATGTTACTGGAGCTAAATAAACTTTCATTTTTATTAGATTAAAAATCTCTTCTGCGAATTCATACCAGGAACAGTATCCCTCGTTTGTCATATGAAAGACCCCATATAAATCGGTATTAATCAATTTAAGGATTTTTATTGCAAGTTCCCTTGCATTTGTCGGCGTTAAAACCTGGTCTCTTACAACCCTTATTTTTCTTCCTTCTTTTGCAAATTTCACCATAAATTCAACAAAATTTCCTCCTTTTTCAATTGAACCAGAGACACCATACAATCCCGATGTTCTAATTAGAAAATACTTTCTACCGATATTTTTTAAAAATATTTCACCGACTAATTTCGAAGTTCCGTAGACATTGAGAGGGTTGGGATTATCCTCCTCTATATATGGGGATCTTTTTTCTCCATCAAAAACATAATCTGTGCTGAAATGAACAAGGGTGAAATCCAATTCATTTGAAATCATTGCCAGGTTGCGAACACTGATGGAATTAACAAAGAATGATTTTTCCGGAAAATCCTCACATTCATCAACTCTGTGAAAGGCTGCTGTATTTATTACTGCATCAGGCCTTAAGGATTTAAAATACTCTCTTACTTCTTCAAATTTAGTTACATCAAATTTTGGATAGTATAGTGGAATTATCTCATAGGATTTATTTTCTCTAATTATTTCAGACCCTAACTGTCCATCTGCTCCAATAAGAGCAACTTTCATCTTTTATAAACAAATTTTCCAGTGTGTTGTCTCCACACTTATCTTCTTAAAGTATATATTCTCTATCACCGCACACTGAAGGGATAGGGAGAAGGAACTTCCCCACTAATCTCTATCCTTTAGTTTATCTTTTATGTCTCCTCCAAGCATTAATTTTTTGAAATCTTCTCCAAGAAATATACTGTATGTTTGAGTTTTTGCTTTTCTTCCTTTTACGATGAAATTATACAGATTTACAAGAGGAATATTATATTCATAATGTTCATTTATAATTTTTATCAACTCATTTGCAAGAATGCCATAGCCAAGGGAGGATGGGTGTACTGCATCCAGGCTAAAAAGACCACCTGTAAGGAAGTCTGTTGTCAGTTTAACTCCTCCAACATAAAAGCCTTCAGATCCAATTTTTTTGAGAAAAGCATTTATGTCGAACACAGGAAAGTCGTTCTGCTTTGAGATGGAAGAAATAATCTCATTAATTTTATTCGCTCTATCTCGAATGGCTGATATTTCATCTTTATCTAAAACAACCCCATCTGGAAGGGGTATTCCAGTACCACCTAACTCCTTGGGGATACCGATTTTATTTGCTATGTACGCAGCACCATAGAGAGTAACATAATCTCCAGGGGAGAGAGGGCCTTTAGGTCCTATTAAATAAATGTATTTTCCATCTGGTGTTAAAACTGGCTTTCCAGTAGTCGGGTTTACAACATAAATTGGCACTGTTGTTACAAAGGGGATTGAAGTCACATCAGGAACATTTGCAGTTATCAATTTTGCGGTAGTGTAACTTTTTAACGCATTGACAATTGCTTGAAAGTATTGCTGAAAAGTAGATACAGGTGTTAATGTTATTCCCTCGATCACTCTTCCCGACATAACTGCTTTAAGGACATCATTATTTCCTATCCATAAGGTTATAAGGTTCGGTTTTAAAAAAATTGCCTGTTGCAGTTGGGTTCCAAGTCCTCTCAGAATTAAATCATGGGCGCCACCAAAATCAGTTACCCTGTATAAAAGGTCATAAGCACTCGCTCCAGGAACGCCAATGTTGTTGTAAGGTCTTGGAAGTGTAAGGTTTATGGGTTTTCCCAATCCTGGTTTGGGAAGTATTACAATTTGTGGAAATATTGAAATGAGTTGGAGGGTGGGTGGGATTCCCGGCTGTGATACTAAAGGTTGTTGAAAATCCGGTATTCCAATCTGCTTGGCTAATAAAGCAGGAAAACTTTCGATTTGAAAATCCACAACAAGACCGCCATCTTGAAAGCCAGCTGTGAGACTGTCTCCTAAAGCCACATAATTTCTCAGTTCGGTTTTATAATCTCTTGGAAATAAGGGGAGAAATAAAATAAAAAAGAGTATTAATTTAGAGATGATTCTTTTCATTTTTCCTCCTCGGATGATTAAAATTTATACCCTATGCTTATGCCAAATAAATTTGCATAGGACTTATAATCACCTTCATATCCATCACTATTTCTTCCTTCTGTTGACCTTTTCTCAAATAAAAGGTATATGTATGAAAAATCAGCCCAAACATTTTTGCCAATGTTATAGCTGAAGCCTAATGCAAAGCCATGCCTGTCTGAATCAGGCAACTGAGTGGATACCGACTCTGGTAAAGATGGGGAGGGATCAAAAACATATCCACATCTTAATGAGGTTTTTTCTCCTATTTTTCTTTCAGCTCCCAATCTTAAGTGAAAAACATCTACATAGTATTTTTTACTATCTGAGTTTAATTCGGGATATTTAGGAAATTCAATAAAAAGTCTGTCATATGTGCTCCATTCAGTCCAGTTTAAGTCTAATTCGAAAACCCAGTTCTCGATAAAATTTGATGCAAAACCCAGAGATACAATTGTGGGAAAAGTAATAGATGTTTTAACAGAAGTTTTTCCAAATGGCAATTTCGCGGCAATTAAGCTATCAAGGATTGGATTTCCAGTAGATTTCTGTATAAATTCAGCATCTCCTTCAAAATCCACTTTTACTTTGTGTCTGTAAGAAAATCCTATGTTTATCCTATCAGATGGCCTGTACAGCGCTCCAAACGAAAATCCCACTCCATAATTTGTAAGACCGGAACTCAATTTTACATGGGCAATGTCTATCACGGAAAAGGTAAATGGGTTGAAAAAAGGGATGTTTTTTTCAAAAGTTATACCTGAAGTTCTCACATCAAGGCCAATTCCCAGGGCAAATTTATCAGAGAATTTGTATGAGACAACTGGTGATAGTGCCAGATGTTTCAGATCAACATATTGGGAAATGTATCTACCTGTAAAATTATCAGGGTTGTCCCACTTTGTAGCAAGGCCAAAGGGAGAAAATAGTCCGAGGCCTATTCTTAATTTTTCTCCGATGGGCATTACAAAATGAAAGCCTGGTGGGTAAAAGAGCTGTGAAGCCATTTTTTCTGTAACTCCATACCCAGGGAAAGGGTTTGCTCCGTAGAAGGTTGTTTTAGGAATTATAAAGGTAGCACCAAGATAAAGTTGATAACCATCGAGAAATGCAATTCCAGCTGGATTGTAAAAAATTGCTGAAGCATCGTTTGCCTGAGCTGTAAATGCTCCAGCAAACCCATTTGCTCTTGTTCCATGTTCAAAAAGCATAAAACCTGAGCCGAAAGAAAAGAGCTTGAACAGAAAAAACCCTGTTAAAAGAAAAAAAAGAACCTTTTTTAATCTTTTCATCTTCTCCTCCTAAAATTTCAATAATTATTATTAAACTTTAATTGAAATGTCAAATTTTTTGAGATTCTAAGAGACTTAAAACCTGAACCGAGTCTCTCCAGTTTTTTTTCACTTCAACCTCTAATTTCAGAAATATTTTTTTATTGTATATTG
Protein-coding regions in this window:
- a CDS encoding DUF362 domain-containing protein — its product is MEKSKVVIEKCENYKYDEVRKSIDKIFSEFEDLSQIIKRGDKVLIKPNLLSAHPPEEAVTTHPIIVDIILEKIVKEGGIPFIGDSPSIGNLMVVAQKAGIKKVADKFGIPIKEFIRAVEVDNKEGEFKKLEIAKEAIEVDKIINLAKLKTHTQMVLTLGVKNMFGVVPGKRKTEWHLRAGTNNNFFASVLLDVYRATKPVFTIVDGIVGMDGDGPANGNARKIGLLFGGEDAVSIDKVVSHFIGLKDEELFILEAAKKINYGCIFR
- the rfbD gene encoding dTDP-4-dehydrorhamnose reductase, which gives rise to MKVALIGADGQLGSEIIRENKSYEIIPLYYPKFDVTKFEEVREYFKSLRPDAVINTAAFHRVDECEDFPEKSFFVNSISVRNLAMISNELDFTLVHFSTDYVFDGEKRSPYIEEDNPNPLNVYGTSKLVGEIFLKNIGRKYFLIRTSGLYGVSGSIEKGGNFVEFMVKFAKEGRKIRVVRDQVLTPTNARELAIKILKLINTDLYGVFHMTNEGYCSWYEFAEEIFNLIKMKVYLAPVTSEEYGAKAKRPKYSVLENKNLKNTDIEGFSHWREALESYLKEKRYI
- a CDS encoding SGNH/GDSL hydrolase family protein, whose translation is MKRIISKLILFFILFLPLFPRDYKTELRNYVALGDSLTAGFQDGGLVVDFQIESFPALLAKQIGIPDFQQPLVSQPGIPPTLQLISIFPQIVILPKPGLGKPINLTLPRPYNNIGVPGASAYDLLYRVTDFGGAHDLILRGLGTQLQQAIFLKPNLITLWIGNNDVLKAVMSGRVIEGITLTPVSTFQQYFQAIVNALKSYTTAKLITANVPDVTSIPFVTTVPIYVVNPTTGKPVLTPDGKYIYLIGPKGPLSPGDYVTLYGAAYIANKIGIPKELGGTGIPLPDGVVLDKDEISAIRDRANKINEIISSISKQNDFPVFDINAFLKKIGSEGFYVGGVKLTTDFLTGGLFSLDAVHPSSLGYGILANELIKIINEHYEYNIPLVNLYNFIVKGRKAKTQTYSIFLGEDFKKLMLGGDIKDKLKDRD
- a CDS encoding OmpP1/FadL family transporter, giving the protein MKRLKKVLFFLLTGFFLFKLFSFGSGFMLFEHGTRANGFAGAFTAQANDASAIFYNPAGIAFLDGYQLYLGATFIIPKTTFYGANPFPGYGVTEKMASQLFYPPGFHFVMPIGEKLRIGLGLFSPFGLATKWDNPDNFTGRYISQYVDLKHLALSPVVSYKFSDKFALGIGLDVRTSGITFEKNIPFFNPFTFSVIDIAHVKLSSGLTNYGVGFSFGALYRPSDRINIGFSYRHKVKVDFEGDAEFIQKSTGNPILDSLIAAKLPFGKTSVKTSITFPTIVSLGFASNFIENWVFELDLNWTEWSTYDRLFIEFPKYPELNSDSKKYYVDVFHLRLGAERKIGEKTSLRCGYVFDPSPSLPESVSTQLPDSDRHGFALGFSYNIGKNVWADFSYIYLLFEKRSTEGRNSDGYEGDYKSYANLFGISIGYKF